One genomic region from Gammaproteobacteria bacterium encodes:
- a CDS encoding protein kinase, which translates to MPAVKRTGTLPDIDSFNFTPGRIIAKKYEIISLLGAGWEGEVYKIIETRTGIERAAKFFFPKRNIKDSAAKFYAKKLHKLRQCPILIQYHHQETISFRNQPITCLISEFVDGEMLSDFVARQPGKRLSVYEGLHLLHAIASGMDCIHRHREYHGDLHDGNVMIKRRGLEFDIKILDLFYMTSAKSELIQTDVNDMVRILYDCIGGAKHYAKHPPQVKGICNGLKQTLIRKKFRTAGQLQRYLENMEWD; encoded by the coding sequence GTGCCAGCTGTAAAAAGAACCGGTACCCTGCCGGATATCGACAGTTTCAATTTCACCCCGGGCCGCATTATCGCCAAGAAATATGAAATTATCAGCCTCCTGGGCGCAGGCTGGGAAGGTGAAGTATACAAGATCATCGAAACCCGGACCGGCATTGAACGTGCCGCCAAGTTTTTCTTCCCGAAGCGCAACATCAAGGACAGTGCGGCGAAATTCTATGCAAAGAAGCTGCATAAACTCAGGCAATGCCCGATACTGATCCAGTATCATCACCAGGAAACCATCAGTTTTCGCAACCAGCCAATAACCTGCCTGATTTCCGAGTTTGTCGACGGCGAGATGCTCAGCGACTTTGTTGCCCGGCAACCCGGAAAACGGCTCTCCGTATACGAAGGGTTGCACCTGTTGCACGCCATAGCCAGTGGCATGGACTGTATTCATCGCCACCGTGAATACCACGGAGATCTGCATGATGGCAACGTCATGATCAAGCGCCGCGGCCTTGAGTTCGATATCAAGATTCTCGATCTTTTTTACATGACATCTGCAAAAAGTGAGCTCATCCAGACTGACGTGAACGACATGGTCAGAATACTCTATGATTGCATCGGTGGCGCCAAGCACTACGCCAAGCATCCACCACAAGTAAAAGGTATCTGCAACGGACTGAAGCAGACACTGATCAGAAAGAAGTTCCGCACTGCCGGGCAGTTACAACGCTACCTGGAAAATATGGAGTGGGATTGA
- a CDS encoding nuclear transport factor 2 family protein produces MKTIAASIVLLQLLLTACPASEETRIRQALEAMQEAVVQKNAGKFVSYLADDFEDQQGRDARAVRGYVAGLLLRNSRVGVYIGLPEIKINADHARTECTVTVTGADGLIPERMRRVVLLLDWVKVSGDWRVFRANWHEPGE; encoded by the coding sequence ATGAAAACTATTGCTGCCAGTATAGTGCTGCTTCAGTTGCTGTTGACGGCTTGCCCAGCAAGCGAAGAGACCAGGATCAGGCAGGCGCTGGAGGCCATGCAGGAAGCAGTCGTGCAAAAGAATGCCGGAAAGTTTGTCTCCTACCTGGCTGATGATTTTGAGGATCAGCAGGGCCGGGATGCGCGTGCAGTCCGTGGCTACGTGGCCGGGCTGCTGCTGCGCAATAGCAGGGTTGGTGTCTATATCGGGCTGCCGGAAATCAAGATAAATGCCGACCATGCCCGGACAGAATGCACGGTAACGGTAACCGGCGCTGATGGACTGATTCCGGAGCGCATGCGTCGTGTAGTGTTATTGCTGGATTGGGTCAAGGTATCGGGTGACTGGCGTGTTTTCCGGGCAAACTGGCATGAGCCAGGTGAATAG
- the hslO gene encoding Hsp33 family molecular chaperone HslO: protein MTKPLSDNDLLWRFLFQDAPVRGEAVHMESSWQIILERGQYPAAVRSLLGELLAAATLLTATLKLEGSIIIQAQGHGPVSFLVVECTSDRRHRAMAKWDQQTEGLDKPHRDIRKLLGDGRLIITIDQKNLKQRYQGIVELNGHSVAQILEHYLEKSEQLGTRLWLSADEHCAAGLLLQQLPAEHHAEIDDDAWNRAVKLALTVTKEELLEVDSRTLIHRLYHEENLRLFDPDPVSFHCPCSRERVANAIRTLGYDDVHNLLLERGNIESHCEFCNARYEFDAVDVEQIFAADHMNSPRPTRH, encoded by the coding sequence GCTTTGGCGCTTCTTGTTTCAGGACGCCCCTGTCCGCGGCGAAGCCGTGCACATGGAATCCAGTTGGCAGATAATACTGGAACGCGGTCAATATCCTGCCGCAGTTCGCAGCCTGCTCGGTGAACTGCTCGCCGCGGCAACACTGCTTACGGCTACACTGAAGCTCGAAGGATCGATTATCATCCAGGCACAGGGTCACGGCCCGGTCAGCTTCCTTGTAGTGGAATGCACCAGCGACCGGCGCCATCGCGCCATGGCAAAATGGGATCAACAAACCGAGGGTCTCGACAAACCGCATCGCGATATCAGGAAATTGCTTGGCGACGGGCGACTGATCATCACTATCGATCAGAAAAACCTGAAACAGCGCTACCAGGGTATTGTTGAGCTGAATGGTCACAGCGTTGCTCAAATACTCGAGCACTATCTTGAAAAATCCGAACAACTTGGTACCAGGTTATGGTTATCTGCCGACGAACACTGTGCAGCTGGCTTGCTGCTACAACAGCTACCGGCAGAACATCACGCGGAAATTGATGATGACGCCTGGAATCGCGCGGTCAAACTTGCACTTACCGTGACCAAGGAAGAGTTGCTCGAAGTCGATTCGCGTACACTGATCCATCGCCTTTATCACGAAGAAAACCTGAGACTTTTTGATCCGGATCCGGTCAGCTTTCATTGTCCTTGCTCACGTGAGCGCGTGGCCAACGCCATTCGCACACTTGGCTACGATGATGTACACAACCTCCTGCTTGAACGCGGCAACATCGAGAGTCACTGCGAATTCTGCAATGCCCGCTATGAATTTGACGCCGTGGATGTCGAGCAGATTTTTGCCGCCGATCACATGAATTCGCCGCGACCCACTCGTCACTGA